The following are encoded together in the Girardinichthys multiradiatus isolate DD_20200921_A chromosome X, DD_fGirMul_XY1, whole genome shotgun sequence genome:
- the LOC124863474 gene encoding orexin-like: MTWYNTNFQNTAGMDTSHKKALVFMLLLLLAQLGCNAQSVPECCRQPASSCRLQVLLCRSGSKSMGGTITGDAAAGILTLGKRNEDEFHLQSRLHQLLHGHKNQAAGILTMGRRTAERDRER; this comes from the exons ATGACATGGTACAACACCAACTTCCAGAACACTGCTGGGATGGACACATCTCACAAG AAGGCTCTGGTGTTCATGTTGCTACTGCTGCTGGCTCAACTGGGATGTAACGCGCAGAGTGTGCCTGAGTGCTGCAGACAGCCAGCTAGCTCCTGTCGCCTCCAAGTGCTGCTGTGTCGTTCCGGCAGCAAGAGCATGGGGGGAACCATCACAGGAGATGCAGCCGCTGGGATTCTCACACTGGGTAAACGGAATGAGGATGAGTTTCATTTGCAGAGCCGACTCCATCAACTTCTTCATGGCCACAAGAACCAAGCAGCTGGGATACTGACTATGGGGAGGAGGACCGCAGAGAGGGATAGAGAGAGATAA